A window from Drosophila nasuta strain 15112-1781.00 chromosome 3, ASM2355853v1, whole genome shotgun sequence encodes these proteins:
- the LOC132792908 gene encoding purine nucleoside phosphorylase isoform X1 has translation MTGYNSNGDVATSNGNHNNNSNGTNGNSNGHSKPVEYTAQELHTKQLPKVGNLKMCSRDCCSKQGGANNKAGNSCLDKKGGGGHKEELVVPTPQSLLYPYEVIQEIADFIVKRAGIRPKIGIICGSGLGSLADIIQDAKVFEYEKIPNFPVSTVEGHAGKLVVGTLEGANVMAMQGRFHFYEGYPLAKCSMPVRVMKLCGVEYLFATNAAGGINPKFNVGDIMLMHDHVNMLGFAGNSPLQGPNDPRFGPRFPALVNSYNRDLINKAIEIGKTMGIESNIHVGVYSCLGGPTYETIAELKALRMMGVDAVGMSTVHEVITARHCDMKVFAFSLITNKCPIEYSDKKDEEANHEEVMAVAKNRQKACCELVSRLICEIQKGS, from the exons atgacgGGCTATAATTCCAATGGTGACGTGGCCACCAGCAATggcaatcacaacaacaacagtaatgGCAcgaatggcaacagcaatggaCACAGCAAACCCGTTGAATACACCGCACAGGAGCTGCACAC TAAACAACTGCCAAAGGTAGGCAACCTTAAGATGTGTTCTCGCGACTGTTGCTCGAAGCAAGGAGGCGCCAACAACAAGGCCGGCAACAGCTGCCTCGACAAGAAGGGCGGCGGTGGCCACAAGGAGGAGCTCGTAGTCCCAACACCCCAGAGTTTGCT GTATCCCTATGAGGTGATTCAGGAGATTGCCGACTTCATTGTGAAGCGCGCTGGCATTCGTCCCAAGATCGGTATCATTTGCGGCTCAGGACTCGGCTCGCTTGCCGACATCATTCAGGATGCCAAGGTGTTTGAGTACGAGAAGATTCCCAACTTCCCCGTTTCCACAGTGGAGGGTCATGCTGGCAAGCTGGTCGTCGGCACCTTGGAAGGCGCCAATGTGATGGCCATGCAGGGACGTTTCCATTTCTATGAAGGTTATCCCCTGGCCAAGTGCTCGATGCCTGTGCGCGTCATGAAGCTTTGCGGTGTGGAGTATCTGTTTGCCACGAATGCTGCCGGAGGCATCAATCCCAAGTTCAATGTCGGAGACATTATGCTGATGCACGATCATGTCAATATGCTCGGTTTCGCTGGCAACTCTCCGCTTCAGGGTCCCAACGATCCTCGCTTCGGTCCACGTTTCCCCGCTCTGGTCAACTCGTACAACCGGGATCTGATCAACAAGGCTATTGAGATTGGCAAGACTATGGGCATCGAATCGAATATCCATGTCGGTGTCTACTCCTGCCTGGGTGGTCCCACATATGAGACTATTGCTGAGCTTAAGGCACTGCGCATGATGGGCGTCGATGCGGTGGGCATGTCCACGGTGCACGAGGTCATCACTGCCCGCCATTGCGACATGAAAGTGTTTGCCTTCAGTTTGATCACCAACAAGTGCCCCATCGAATACAGCGATAAGAAGGACGAAGAGGCCAACCACGAGGAAGTCATGGCTGTAGCCAAGAATCGCCAGAAAGCCTGTTGCGAGCTCGTCTCCCGCCTCATTTGTGAAATCCAAAAGGGCTCGTAA
- the LOC132792908 gene encoding purine nucleoside phosphorylase isoform X4: MTGYNSNGDVATSNGNHNNNSNGTNGNSNGHSKPVEYTAQELHTKQLPKVGNLKMCSRDCCSKQGGANNKAGNSCLDKKGGGGHKEELVVPTPQSLLDNNNRIQCSLSPEEVRALRVLNEDTYPYEVIQEIADFIVKRAGIRPKIGIICGSGLGSLADIIQDAKVFEYEKIPNFPVSTVEGHAGKLVVGTLEGANVMAMQGRFHFYEGYPLAKCSMPVRVMKLCGVEYLFATNAAGGINPKFNVGDIMLMHDHVNMLGFAGNSPLQGPNDPRFGPRFPALVNSYNRDLINKAIEIGKTMGIESNIHVGVYSCLGGPTYETIAELKALRMMGVDAVGMSTVHEVITARHCDMKVFAFSLITNKCPIEYSDKKDEEANHEEVMAVAKNRQKACCELVSRLICEIQKGS, from the exons atgacgGGCTATAATTCCAATGGTGACGTGGCCACCAGCAATggcaatcacaacaacaacagtaatgGCAcgaatggcaacagcaatggaCACAGCAAACCCGTTGAATACACCGCACAGGAGCTGCACAC TAAACAACTGCCAAAGGTAGGCAACCTTAAGATGTGTTCTCGCGACTGTTGCTCGAAGCAAGGAGGCGCCAACAACAAGGCCGGCAACAGCTGCCTCGACAAGAAGGGCGGCGGTGGCCACAAGGAGGAGCTCGTAGTCCCAACACCCCAGAGTTTGCT CGACAATAACAATCGTATCCAATGCTCACTATCGCCCGAGGAAGTGCGGGCCCTTCGCGTATTGAATGAAGACAC GTATCCCTATGAGGTGATTCAGGAGATTGCCGACTTCATTGTGAAGCGCGCTGGCATTCGTCCCAAGATCGGTATCATTTGCGGCTCAGGACTCGGCTCGCTTGCCGACATCATTCAGGATGCCAAGGTGTTTGAGTACGAGAAGATTCCCAACTTCCCCGTTTCCACAGTGGAGGGTCATGCTGGCAAGCTGGTCGTCGGCACCTTGGAAGGCGCCAATGTGATGGCCATGCAGGGACGTTTCCATTTCTATGAAGGTTATCCCCTGGCCAAGTGCTCGATGCCTGTGCGCGTCATGAAGCTTTGCGGTGTGGAGTATCTGTTTGCCACGAATGCTGCCGGAGGCATCAATCCCAAGTTCAATGTCGGAGACATTATGCTGATGCACGATCATGTCAATATGCTCGGTTTCGCTGGCAACTCTCCGCTTCAGGGTCCCAACGATCCTCGCTTCGGTCCACGTTTCCCCGCTCTGGTCAACTCGTACAACCGGGATCTGATCAACAAGGCTATTGAGATTGGCAAGACTATGGGCATCGAATCGAATATCCATGTCGGTGTCTACTCCTGCCTGGGTGGTCCCACATATGAGACTATTGCTGAGCTTAAGGCACTGCGCATGATGGGCGTCGATGCGGTGGGCATGTCCACGGTGCACGAGGTCATCACTGCCCGCCATTGCGACATGAAAGTGTTTGCCTTCAGTTTGATCACCAACAAGTGCCCCATCGAATACAGCGATAAGAAGGACGAAGAGGCCAACCACGAGGAAGTCATGGCTGTAGCCAAGAATCGCCAGAAAGCCTGTTGCGAGCTCGTCTCCCGCCTCATTTGTGAAATCCAAAAGGGCTCGTAA
- the LOC132792908 gene encoding purine nucleoside phosphorylase isoform X2 — MTGYNSNGDVATSNGNHNNNSNGTNGNSNGHSKPVEYTAQELHTDNNNRIQCSLSPEEVRALRVLNEDTYPYEVIQEIADFIVKRAGIRPKIGIICGSGLGSLADIIQDAKVFEYEKIPNFPVSTVEGHAGKLVVGTLEGANVMAMQGRFHFYEGYPLAKCSMPVRVMKLCGVEYLFATNAAGGINPKFNVGDIMLMHDHVNMLGFAGNSPLQGPNDPRFGPRFPALVNSYNRDLINKAIEIGKTMGIESNIHVGVYSCLGGPTYETIAELKALRMMGVDAVGMSTVHEVITARHCDMKVFAFSLITNKCPIEYSDKKDEEANHEEVMAVAKNRQKACCELVSRLICEIQKGS; from the exons atgacgGGCTATAATTCCAATGGTGACGTGGCCACCAGCAATggcaatcacaacaacaacagtaatgGCAcgaatggcaacagcaatggaCACAGCAAACCCGTTGAATACACCGCACAGGAGCTGCACAC CGACAATAACAATCGTATCCAATGCTCACTATCGCCCGAGGAAGTGCGGGCCCTTCGCGTATTGAATGAAGACAC GTATCCCTATGAGGTGATTCAGGAGATTGCCGACTTCATTGTGAAGCGCGCTGGCATTCGTCCCAAGATCGGTATCATTTGCGGCTCAGGACTCGGCTCGCTTGCCGACATCATTCAGGATGCCAAGGTGTTTGAGTACGAGAAGATTCCCAACTTCCCCGTTTCCACAGTGGAGGGTCATGCTGGCAAGCTGGTCGTCGGCACCTTGGAAGGCGCCAATGTGATGGCCATGCAGGGACGTTTCCATTTCTATGAAGGTTATCCCCTGGCCAAGTGCTCGATGCCTGTGCGCGTCATGAAGCTTTGCGGTGTGGAGTATCTGTTTGCCACGAATGCTGCCGGAGGCATCAATCCCAAGTTCAATGTCGGAGACATTATGCTGATGCACGATCATGTCAATATGCTCGGTTTCGCTGGCAACTCTCCGCTTCAGGGTCCCAACGATCCTCGCTTCGGTCCACGTTTCCCCGCTCTGGTCAACTCGTACAACCGGGATCTGATCAACAAGGCTATTGAGATTGGCAAGACTATGGGCATCGAATCGAATATCCATGTCGGTGTCTACTCCTGCCTGGGTGGTCCCACATATGAGACTATTGCTGAGCTTAAGGCACTGCGCATGATGGGCGTCGATGCGGTGGGCATGTCCACGGTGCACGAGGTCATCACTGCCCGCCATTGCGACATGAAAGTGTTTGCCTTCAGTTTGATCACCAACAAGTGCCCCATCGAATACAGCGATAAGAAGGACGAAGAGGCCAACCACGAGGAAGTCATGGCTGTAGCCAAGAATCGCCAGAAAGCCTGTTGCGAGCTCGTCTCCCGCCTCATTTGTGAAATCCAAAAGGGCTCGTAA
- the LOC132792908 gene encoding purine nucleoside phosphorylase isoform X3 — protein sequence MTGYNSNGDVATSNGNHNNNSNGTNGNSNGHSKPVEYTAQELHTYPYEVIQEIADFIVKRAGIRPKIGIICGSGLGSLADIIQDAKVFEYEKIPNFPVSTVEGHAGKLVVGTLEGANVMAMQGRFHFYEGYPLAKCSMPVRVMKLCGVEYLFATNAAGGINPKFNVGDIMLMHDHVNMLGFAGNSPLQGPNDPRFGPRFPALVNSYNRDLINKAIEIGKTMGIESNIHVGVYSCLGGPTYETIAELKALRMMGVDAVGMSTVHEVITARHCDMKVFAFSLITNKCPIEYSDKKDEEANHEEVMAVAKNRQKACCELVSRLICEIQKGS from the exons atgacgGGCTATAATTCCAATGGTGACGTGGCCACCAGCAATggcaatcacaacaacaacagtaatgGCAcgaatggcaacagcaatggaCACAGCAAACCCGTTGAATACACCGCACAGGAGCTGCACAC GTATCCCTATGAGGTGATTCAGGAGATTGCCGACTTCATTGTGAAGCGCGCTGGCATTCGTCCCAAGATCGGTATCATTTGCGGCTCAGGACTCGGCTCGCTTGCCGACATCATTCAGGATGCCAAGGTGTTTGAGTACGAGAAGATTCCCAACTTCCCCGTTTCCACAGTGGAGGGTCATGCTGGCAAGCTGGTCGTCGGCACCTTGGAAGGCGCCAATGTGATGGCCATGCAGGGACGTTTCCATTTCTATGAAGGTTATCCCCTGGCCAAGTGCTCGATGCCTGTGCGCGTCATGAAGCTTTGCGGTGTGGAGTATCTGTTTGCCACGAATGCTGCCGGAGGCATCAATCCCAAGTTCAATGTCGGAGACATTATGCTGATGCACGATCATGTCAATATGCTCGGTTTCGCTGGCAACTCTCCGCTTCAGGGTCCCAACGATCCTCGCTTCGGTCCACGTTTCCCCGCTCTGGTCAACTCGTACAACCGGGATCTGATCAACAAGGCTATTGAGATTGGCAAGACTATGGGCATCGAATCGAATATCCATGTCGGTGTCTACTCCTGCCTGGGTGGTCCCACATATGAGACTATTGCTGAGCTTAAGGCACTGCGCATGATGGGCGTCGATGCGGTGGGCATGTCCACGGTGCACGAGGTCATCACTGCCCGCCATTGCGACATGAAAGTGTTTGCCTTCAGTTTGATCACCAACAAGTGCCCCATCGAATACAGCGATAAGAAGGACGAAGAGGCCAACCACGAGGAAGTCATGGCTGTAGCCAAGAATCGCCAGAAAGCCTGTTGCGAGCTCGTCTCCCGCCTCATTTGTGAAATCCAAAAGGGCTCGTAA
- the LOC132790996 gene encoding uncharacterized protein LOC132790996, which translates to MLSEEYQVYLETALQWMSYVPYLVVTYVLLTLLPKSLLRMKRFADADYEANRNKYHRCYGPELCCHVQGLAQEATPVKQKQRKPVTRVYPKRQQPKEVKEEVPQVVAPPVKRSNVTKIARMFESGTAKRQVSRVLPSTLPEIRMFGASEESNESTPCASRKGSIATQLTAQLQHIEHAMQLWQELEEEQHQQQQQKSSSKLSDWEPISVPVAVPVPALRRTRGTSATPSTASPLSSSPEPASPVLLRQPPALCLKSSMEDIFQAIARSAEEPLELVEQTEDSDSLAPVTCIDDILSERRFSRPLSAYSITDLLNEEQEQSIYVNETTLQPPATLATS; encoded by the coding sequence ATGTTGTCCGAGGAGTATCAAGTGTATCTGGAGACAGCCTTGCAATGGATGAGCTATGTTCCTTATTTAGTAGTCACCTATGTGCTGCTTACGCTGCTGCCCAAGTCCCTGCTGCGCATGAAACGCTTTGCAGATGCGGATTACGAGGCGAATCGCAATAAATATCATCGCTGCTATGGCCCCGAATTGTGTTGCCATGTGCAAGGACTCGCCCAGGAGGCGACACCTGTCAAGCAGAAGCAACGCAAACCCGTGACGCGTGTGTATCCCAAGCGACAGCAGCCCAAGGAGGTGAAGGAGGAGGTGCCACAAGTGGTGGCGCCACCCGTGAAGCGCAGCAATGTCACCAAGATTGCGCGCATGTTCGAGTCGGGCACAGCGAAGCGACAGGTGAGCCGTGTGCTGCCCAGCACGCTGCCCGAGATACGCATGTTCGGTGCCAGCGAGGAGTCCAACGAGTCGACGCCGTGTGCCTCACGCAAGGGCAGCATTGCCACACAGCTGACGGCGCAGCTGCAACACATCGAACACGCCATGCAGCTGTGGCAGGAACTGGAGGAagagcagcatcaacagcagcagcaaaagtcgAGCAGCAAGCTAAGCGATTGGGAACCAATTTCCGTACctgttgctgttcctgttcCCGCTTTGAGACGCACGCGCGGCACCTCGGCCACGCCCTCGACCGCCTCGCCGCTGTCCAGCTCACCGGAGCCCGCCTCCCCGGTGCTGTTGCGTCAGCCGCCAGCGTTGTGCTTGAAGTCCAGCATGGAGGACATCTTTCAGGCCATCGCACGCAGCGCAGAAGAACCGCTTGAGCTTGTGGAGCAGACGGAGGACAGCGACAGCTTAGCGCCAGTTACCTGCATCGATGACATACTCTCGGAGCGTCGCTTCTCGCGTCCTCTTTCAGCTTACTCCATCACGGATCTGCTCAACGAGGAGCAGGAACAGTCGATCTATGTAAACGAGACGACGCTGCAACCTCCTGCAACGCTGGCAACCAGTTGA
- the LOC132792300 gene encoding probable cytochrome P450 4d20: MWLTLLVGAVILLLIWDFARKRHSYAALAKSGITGPTSLPVLGCGLEALHLGAENLIDYVDACFAKYGKTFRMWILNESLVYTMDLQHFEAILSSTTLLEKGQLYQFLRPFLSDGLLLSVGRKWHTRRKIFTNAFHFKILEHYIEIMDKQSGVLVEKLQPFADGEHVVDMLKYVSLAALDVITETAMGVQVNAQSDPDFPYIKALKSVVYIQPDRMLKFSQRYEWLFRLTAPLLHRKLVSDIRIMHDFTDKVIRERRSTVERALADGSYRPLSLGDAEIGSKSQMALLDILLQASIEGSPLSDADIREEVDTFMFEGDDTTSSGVSHALYSIARHPAVQAKLYAELQQVLGNDRTKPVTQAQLQQLKYLECVIKETMRLYPPVPAIGRYTSKDLQIGDQTIPANTSIYLVFYFAHRDPRHFPDPFSFKPERFLDDNEERQTFTYLPFSAGPKNCIGQKFAMLEMKALISKILRYYELLPKGPDLQPMMNFILRSSTGMCVALKPRA, encoded by the exons atgtGGCTGACCTTGCTAGTTGGCGCTGTGATCTTGCTACTGATCTGGGACTTTGCACGCAAGCGTCACAGCTATGCGGCACTAGCGAAATCAGGCATTACGGGTCCCACCTCGTTGCCTGTTCTGGGCTGCGGCCTTGAGGCGTTGCATCTAGGAGCGGAAA ATCTCATCGACTATGTTGACGCTTGTTTTGCGAAATATGGCAAAACTTTTCGCATGTGGATCTTAAATGAATCGCTGGTCTACACCATGGATCTGCAACACTTTGAGGCCATACTCAGCAGCACCACGCTGCTGGAGAAGGGACAACTGTATCAGTTCCTTCGTCCCTTTCTCAGCGATGGCCTCCTCTTGAGTGTGGGCCGAAAGTGGCACACGCGTCGCAAGATCTTCACCAATGCCTTTCACTTTAAGATCCTCGAACACTACATCGAGATTATGGATAAACAGAGCGGAGTTCTCGTTGAGAAGCTGCAACCTTTTGCGGATGGTGAGCATGTTGTGGACATGTTGAAATATGTGTCACTCGCTGCGCTCGATGTTATCACAG AGACTGCAATGGGTGTGCAAGTAAATGCTCAAAGCGATCCCGACTTTCCCTACATCAAAGCACTCAAAAG CGTTGTCTACATTCAGCCGGACCGCATGCTGAAGTTCTCGCAGCGCTACGAGTGGCTCTTCCGCCTGACCGCCCCCCTGCTGCACCGCAAGTTGGTGAGCGATATACGCATCATGCACGACTTCACCGACAAGGTCATCCGAGAGCGACGCTCGACCGTGGAGCGTGCTCTCGCCGACGGCAGCTACCGGCCATTGA GTCTGGGGGATGCAGAGATTGGCAGCAAATCGCAGATGGCACTGCTGGACATTCTGTTGCAAGCCTCCATCGAAGGCAGCCCGCTGAGCGATGCCGACATACGCGAGGAGGTCGATACGTTCATGTTCGAGGGCGACGATACCACCAGCAGTGGCGTCTCGCATGCTCTCTACTCCATCGCCCGGCATCCCGCTGTGCAGGCCAAGCTCTATGCCGAGTTGCAGCAGGTGTTGGGCAACGATCGAACGAAGCCGGTGACTCAGGCACAGTTGCAACAGCTCAAGTATCTGGAGTGTGTGATCAAGGAGACGATGCGTTTGTATCCGCCAGTGCCAGCGATTGGCCGATACACTAGCAAAGATCTGCAGATTGGCGATCAGACAATACCAGCGAACACCAGCATCTATTTGGTCTTCTACTTTGCCCATCGCGATCCGCGACACTTTCCCGATCCGTTCAGCTTCAAGCCTGAACGTTTTCTCGACGACAACGAAGAGCGACAGACGTTCACTTATTTGCCGTTTAGTGCGGGTCCAAAGAATTGCATTGGCCAGAAGTTTGCCATGCTCGAGATGAAGGCGCTGATTAGCAAAATACTCAGATACTATGAACTGTTGCCCAAGGGACCTGATCTCCAGCCTATGATGAACTTTATTCTACGCTCCTCAACAGGCATGTGTGTGGCATTGAAGCCAAGAGCTTAG
- the LOC132790921 gene encoding uncharacterized protein LOC132790921, translating to MSLISLFFALLLAISAEAISRPLPPYIGLPTQDGLTQLFFNSRVTRRDPKTSVNCFAGYIGESNLIAEQYSGAYSGCLQKAHESRRGIDLDFLPTRRMIEKSAELVCNALSRCVKTNGTLDSFNCHANHGSNNTIATYSISGNATESSHVLQERYRLIDLHHEQCVNKAERSYVESTARNYNYLQGCLDGRILPKPIPTTSSSTSTTTTTTTTTTTTEPPTTTPEPATTESQGNLEDQFKELLNLLN from the exons ATGTCGCTAATTAGTCTATTCTTTGCTCTACTCTTGGCCATCTCAGCCGAGGCAATCAGTCGTCCACTGCCGCCTTATATCGGTCTGCCCACCCAGGATGGTCTCACCCAGCTCTTCTTCAACTCGCGAGTGACACGACGTGATCCCAAGACATCGGTGAACTGCTTTGCCGGCTACATTGGTGAATCGAATCTGATTGCCGAGCAATACAGCGGCGCCTACAGCGGTTGCCTACAGAAGGCTCACGAATCGCGACGTGGCATCGACTTGGACTTTTTGCCCACGCGGCGAATGATCGAAAAGTCCGCTGAACTCGTGTGCAACGCATTGAGTCGCTGCGTCAAAACCAATGGCACTCTCGACTCTTTTAATTGTCATGCGAATCAT GGTTCTAATAACACCATTGCCACGTACAGCATCTCGGGCAATGCCACGGAATCTTCGCACGTGTTGCAAGAACGCTATCGCCTCATTGACTTGCATCATGAGCAATGCGTGAACAAGGCCGAACGCAGCTACGTCGAGTCCACGGCCAGGAACTACAACTATTTGCAGGGCTGCCTGGATGGACGTATTCTTCCCAAGCCCATTCCAACCACGAGCAGCTCCACAtcgacaaccacaacaacgacaacgacaacaaccacaactgAGCCACCAACAACCACTCCGGAGCCGGCAACCACCGAGAGCCAAGGCAACTTGGAGGATCAATTTAAGGAGCTTTTAAACTTGCTAAACTAA